A genomic region of Devosia ginsengisoli contains the following coding sequences:
- a CDS encoding Bug family tripartite tricarboxylate transporter substrate binding protein has protein sequence MTALVVATVLGLAPAGVMAQDYPNQPITAIVPFGAGGGADTQTRIWGEAIAPLIKQRIIVENVAGSAGVAGTKQGIGAEPDGYSVILGAASTIAINPVTNTAADYDPLTDMRPVALIGYTPYVMVVANNLDVKTLGELIEYGKAHEGELTYAGWTAVGEFARKGLENRTGLAMTPVPYKGVTEAMTDVIAGRVSASILDISTALPFIRSGSVTPIVMTGPDKSPALPDVQTIDEAGVSDYLIDSWIGLFVPKDTPDEIVEFLNAKTLEALQGQMATDRYADLEIERRDYNVAETYDFMERQVSGWKALIEEVGPAE, from the coding sequence ATGACGGCCCTTGTCGTGGCCACGGTCCTCGGCCTCGCGCCCGCAGGCGTCATGGCCCAGGATTATCCCAACCAGCCCATCACCGCGATCGTGCCATTCGGCGCCGGCGGCGGGGCTGATACCCAGACCCGTATCTGGGGCGAGGCGATCGCGCCGCTGATCAAGCAGCGCATCATCGTGGAAAATGTGGCCGGTTCGGCCGGCGTGGCCGGCACCAAGCAGGGCATCGGCGCCGAACCGGATGGCTACAGCGTGATCCTGGGCGCCGCTTCGACCATCGCCATCAACCCCGTCACCAATACCGCTGCCGACTATGATCCGCTCACCGACATGCGCCCTGTCGCCCTGATCGGCTACACGCCCTACGTCATGGTCGTGGCCAACAATCTCGACGTGAAGACGCTGGGCGAGTTGATCGAATACGGTAAAGCCCATGAAGGGGAACTGACCTATGCGGGATGGACCGCGGTCGGCGAGTTCGCCCGCAAGGGCCTTGAAAACCGGACGGGCCTGGCAATGACCCCGGTGCCCTATAAGGGCGTGACGGAAGCCATGACCGATGTCATCGCGGGGCGCGTCTCGGCGAGCATCCTCGATATCTCGACCGCCCTGCCATTCATCCGCTCGGGCAGCGTCACCCCGATCGTGATGACCGGCCCCGACAAGTCGCCGGCTTTGCCCGACGTGCAGACCATCGATGAGGCGGGCGTCAGCGACTATCTCATCGATTCCTGGATCGGCCTGTTCGTTCCCAAGGATACCCCGGACGAGATCGTCGAATTCCTCAACGCCAAGACGCTCGAAGCGCTGCAGGGCCAGATGGCCACCGACCGCTATGCCGACCTCGAGATCGAGCGGCGCGACTACAATGTCGCTGAAACCTATGACTTCATGGAGCGGCAGGTCAGCGGCTGGAAAGCCCTGATCGAGGAAGTCGGCCCGGCCGAGTGA
- a CDS encoding SDR family oxidoreductase yields MGDVVIVTGASSGIGAATARLLGAAGASVVVNYKSSRDLAEGVVAEVEKAGGKAIAIRADMGKEADILDLFAQTDKAFGPLTGLVNNAGVNGPQHRSADNYDFQEAMDIFAVNTVGVLIACREAIKRMSTKHGGAGGSIVNISSIGALTGSPGRFIHYAGSKAAVDIITKGLAVEVARDGVRLNAIRPGMIDTPIHAKAGQADRVKEFAAKNPLGRAGQPEEVAEAIAWLLSSKASLVTGAVLDVMGAQR; encoded by the coding sequence ATGGGAGACGTTGTTATTGTAACGGGTGCCAGCAGCGGCATCGGCGCGGCCACGGCCCGCCTGCTCGGGGCCGCCGGCGCCAGCGTGGTGGTGAACTACAAGAGTTCGCGCGACCTGGCCGAAGGCGTCGTCGCCGAGGTCGAGAAGGCCGGCGGCAAGGCGATCGCCATCCGCGCCGATATGGGCAAGGAAGCCGATATCCTGGACCTGTTCGCCCAGACCGACAAAGCCTTCGGTCCGCTGACCGGCCTCGTCAACAATGCCGGCGTCAACGGCCCGCAGCACCGCTCAGCCGATAATTACGACTTCCAGGAGGCCATGGACATTTTCGCGGTCAATACGGTCGGCGTGCTCATCGCCTGCCGCGAAGCCATCAAGCGGATGTCGACCAAGCATGGTGGGGCCGGTGGCAGCATCGTCAATATTTCCTCGATCGGCGCCCTGACAGGCTCGCCCGGCCGGTTCATCCATTATGCCGGCTCCAAGGCGGCCGTCGATATCATCACCAAGGGCCTGGCGGTCGAAGTCGCGCGCGATGGCGTGCGCCTCAATGCCATCCGCCCCGGCATGATCGATACCCCGATCCATGCCAAGGCCGGCCAGGCGGATCGGGTGAAGGAATTCGCTGCCAAGAACCCGCTGGGCCGGGCCGGCCAGCCCGAGGAAGTGGCGGAGGCCATTGCCTGGCTGCTGTCGAGCAAGGCCTCGCTGGTCACCGGCGCCGTGCTCGATGTGATGGGGGCGCAGCGCTAG
- a CDS encoding ABC transporter ATP-binding protein, giving the protein MIKRFFSYYAPYKGLFALDFGSAVVAGLLELAFPLAVAYFIDTLLPQNDFGLILITSIVLLLIYCLTAVLRGVVNYFGHMLGIHIETDMRRQVFSHLQKLSFRFFDNHKTGQLITHVTKGLEDIGEVAHHGPEDLFLAVMTFLGAFALMFMTNWQLAAITVVLVPVMTWLVSTYGARMNSNWRELYGRVGDFNTRVEDSIGGVRVVKAFANEGHEEKLFAGNNEAYRTTKLQAYALMTASNVVTFLSTRLIQLAVMIFGAWMVTRGELSYGGFVSFLLLVNVFMRPIDQITQVLEMYPKGIAGFTRFTQLIDTEPDIADRPGAKVVNHLRGDISFRNVSFSYEHSGRRIIDNLSLDVSAGETLAIVGPSGAGKTTLCALLPRFYEIEEGAITVDGTDIRDMTQASLRSQIGIVQQDVFLFGGTLRENIAYGRLDASDGDIIKAVHSARLESVIKRLPDGLDTLVGERGVKLSGGQKQRVAIARIFLKNPPILILDEATSALDTATEVAIQRSLAELSEGRTTLVIAHRLATIQHADRIVVIDETGIVEEGSHEVLLARDGAYAVLHKAQFGYLAG; this is encoded by the coding sequence ATGATCAAGCGTTTCTTTTCCTATTATGCCCCTTACAAGGGCCTGTTCGCTCTCGACTTCGGCAGCGCCGTGGTTGCTGGCCTGCTCGAACTCGCCTTCCCGCTGGCCGTGGCCTATTTCATCGATACGCTGCTGCCGCAGAATGATTTCGGCCTCATTCTCATCACCAGCATTGTCCTGCTGCTCATCTATTGCCTCACCGCGGTTCTGCGCGGCGTGGTCAACTATTTCGGCCATATGCTCGGCATCCATATCGAGACCGACATGCGCCGCCAGGTCTTTTCCCATTTGCAGAAGCTCAGCTTCCGCTTCTTCGACAATCATAAGACCGGCCAGCTCATCACCCATGTCACCAAGGGCCTGGAGGATATCGGCGAAGTCGCCCACCATGGCCCCGAGGACCTGTTCCTCGCGGTCATGACCTTCCTGGGCGCCTTCGCGCTGATGTTCATGACCAATTGGCAACTGGCTGCCATCACCGTCGTCCTGGTGCCGGTTATGACCTGGCTCGTCAGCACCTATGGCGCGCGCATGAACAGCAACTGGCGCGAGCTTTACGGCCGGGTCGGGGACTTCAATACGCGCGTCGAGGATTCCATCGGCGGCGTGCGCGTCGTGAAGGCCTTTGCCAATGAAGGGCATGAGGAAAAGCTCTTTGCCGGCAACAACGAGGCCTACCGCACGACCAAGCTGCAGGCCTATGCGCTGATGACCGCCAGCAATGTCGTCACCTTCCTCAGCACCCGCCTCATCCAGCTCGCCGTCATGATCTTCGGCGCCTGGATGGTGACGCGCGGCGAGCTTTCCTATGGCGGTTTCGTCAGCTTCTTGCTGCTGGTCAATGTCTTCATGCGCCCGATCGACCAGATCACGCAGGTGCTCGAAATGTACCCCAAGGGCATTGCGGGTTTCACCCGCTTCACCCAGTTGATCGATACCGAACCCGACATTGCCGACCGCCCCGGCGCCAAGGTCGTCAACCACCTGCGCGGCGACATCTCGTTCCGCAATGTCAGCTTTTCCTACGAGCATTCCGGCCGCAGGATCATCGACAATCTCAGCCTTGATGTCTCGGCCGGCGAAACCCTCGCCATTGTCGGCCCGTCCGGCGCCGGAAAGACCACGCTCTGCGCCCTGCTGCCGCGCTTCTACGAAATCGAGGAAGGCGCGATCACCGTCGACGGAACCGATATCCGCGACATGACGCAGGCCAGCCTGCGCAGCCAGATCGGCATCGTGCAGCAGGATGTCTTCCTGTTCGGCGGCACTTTGCGCGAAAACATCGCCTATGGCCGGCTCGATGCCAGCGATGGGGATATCATCAAGGCCGTGCACAGCGCCCGTCTGGAATCGGTCATCAAGCGCCTGCCTGATGGTCTCGACACGCTCGTCGGCGAGCGCGGGGTGAAGCTGTCGGGTGGGCAGAAGCAGCGCGTGGCCATTGCCCGCATCTTCCTCAAGAACCCGCCGATCCTGATTCTCGACGAGGCGACCTCCGCGCTCGATACGGCAACGGAAGTGGCCATCCAGCGCTCGCTGGCCGAGCTGTCCGAGGGGCGGACGACGCTGGTCATTGCCCATCGGCTGGCCACTATCCAGCATGCCGACCGCATCGTGGTGATCGATGAGACCGGAATTGTCGAGGAGGGGAGTCACGAGGTGCTGTTGGCCAGGGATGGCGCCTATGCAGTGCTGCACAAGGCGCAGTTCGGGTATCTCGCGGGATAG
- a CDS encoding IclR family transcriptional regulator domain-containing protein: MEIAVHDQDREEGVAAPAQTSVHRRTNSRRGSTDPQDRSYPPVNSVRRALQILKVANQKSIATVNSLHAETGIPRPTIVRMLETLMHEGYVVRDNMCGGYRVTGKVAELSAGYSGISRVIEIARPLAIGLTRQIKWPIGLGEIDGDAIEIRYWTGTISPVVHTNTVLGKRPDLLSSAMGRAYMAFCGEDERDRHIRALRKRLPAEFGADEEATFRDLLDRIRQSGLAMRVPGTGPTRMTTFSVPILEKQRVAAVMSVSFFTASVPRKDVRQMVLEPLIETRINIEHALAFISDRPHLDPAAERDYEVDL; this comes from the coding sequence ATGGAAATAGCTGTTCACGACCAGGACCGCGAGGAGGGCGTTGCCGCCCCCGCGCAGACCAGCGTGCATCGCCGAACCAATTCCCGGCGGGGCTCGACCGACCCGCAGGATCGCTCCTACCCGCCCGTCAACTCGGTGCGTCGCGCCCTGCAAATCCTCAAGGTTGCCAACCAGAAATCCATCGCGACGGTGAATTCGCTGCATGCCGAGACCGGCATTCCGCGACCGACGATCGTGCGCATGCTCGAAACGCTGATGCATGAGGGCTATGTCGTTCGCGACAATATGTGCGGCGGCTACCGCGTCACGGGCAAGGTGGCGGAGCTCTCGGCGGGCTATAGCGGCATATCGCGGGTGATCGAGATCGCCCGCCCGCTCGCCATCGGGCTGACCCGGCAGATCAAGTGGCCGATCGGGCTGGGCGAGATCGATGGCGACGCCATCGAGATCCGATACTGGACCGGCACGATCAGCCCCGTTGTCCACACCAATACCGTATTGGGCAAACGCCCCGACCTGCTCAGCTCGGCAATGGGCAGGGCCTATATGGCCTTCTGTGGCGAGGACGAGCGCGACCGGCATATTCGCGCCCTGCGCAAGCGGCTGCCGGCCGAATTCGGCGCCGACGAGGAGGCCACGTTCCGCGACCTGCTGGATCGTATCCGCCAGTCGGGCCTGGCCATGCGGGTGCCAGGCACCGGGCCGACCCGCATGACCACGTTCAGCGTGCCCATACTCGAAAAGCAGCGGGTCGCGGCGGTCATGTCGGTGAGCTTCTTCACCGCCTCGGTACCCCGCAAGGATGTGCGGCAGATGGTGCTGGAGCCATTGATCGAGACGCGGATCAATATCGAACACGCCCTCGCCTTCATCAGCGACCGCCCGCATCTCGATCCAGCCGCCGAGCGGGATTACGAGGTAGACCTCTAG
- a CDS encoding tripartite tricarboxylate transporter TctB family protein, whose amino-acid sequence MTSEPVAMTPPSPVPYHSRIDVIGGATIIFIAGLIWYGAIELTVGQMANFASGALPKAISIILFAAGGWVFLHGLMQRGEEAERFEFAFRPTATVVLAIVLFGLFIRGGDFGLISTPQLGLMVVGPLTVFIAGSATPQMQVRQLLILSFGLTAAMLLLFPDLLRAPIPVFPKFIQGAIPPSFGIDAAVRVLYAAYAALAAALYVVFYRMAETQRD is encoded by the coding sequence ATGACATCTGAACCCGTGGCCATGACGCCGCCATCGCCGGTCCCCTATCACAGTCGTATCGACGTGATCGGCGGCGCGACGATCATCTTCATCGCCGGTCTCATCTGGTATGGAGCGATCGAACTCACCGTTGGCCAGATGGCCAATTTCGCCTCCGGCGCCCTGCCCAAGGCCATATCCATCATCCTGTTCGCCGCCGGCGGCTGGGTGTTCCTGCATGGGCTGATGCAGCGCGGTGAGGAGGCCGAGCGCTTCGAATTTGCCTTCCGGCCCACGGCCACCGTCGTCCTGGCCATCGTGCTGTTCGGCCTGTTCATCCGGGGTGGCGACTTCGGGCTGATATCCACCCCGCAACTGGGGCTCATGGTGGTCGGGCCGCTGACCGTCTTCATCGCCGGCAGTGCCACGCCGCAAATGCAGGTCAGGCAGTTGCTGATCCTGTCATTCGGGCTGACCGCGGCGATGTTGCTGCTGTTTCCCGACCTGCTGCGGGCGCCGATCCCGGTCTTTCCGAAATTCATCCAGGGCGCCATCCCGCCCTCATTCGGGATCGATGCCGCGGTGAGAGTGCTCTACGCGGCCTACGCCGCCCTGGCAGCGGCGCTCTATGTCGTCTTCTACAGAATGGCGGAGACGCAGCGTGACTGA
- a CDS encoding nuclear transport factor 2 family protein — translation MRIDENRFELTRVLHTLLIDYWHDVDTNWGRNAPDYYTPDGLFEGPAASYAGREKIRAFYKWREDRGARTVVHSVQNFQAQFDGGPDKAVCHWFMMLYAADGKPVLPTHPPIQIAYMTDRLVNTEDGWKVTFRKFDIWFEGGTPATNPILDDN, via the coding sequence ATGCGCATTGACGAAAACAGGTTCGAACTGACGCGCGTGCTGCACACGCTGCTGATCGACTACTGGCACGATGTCGATACGAACTGGGGCCGCAATGCCCCCGATTACTATACGCCTGACGGGCTGTTCGAAGGCCCCGCGGCCTCCTATGCGGGGCGCGAGAAAATCCGCGCCTTCTACAAATGGCGTGAGGATCGCGGCGCCCGCACCGTGGTGCATTCGGTGCAGAATTTTCAGGCGCAGTTCGATGGCGGTCCCGACAAGGCAGTCTGCCACTGGTTCATGATGCTCTATGCCGCGGACGGCAAACCCGTCCTGCCCACGCATCCCCCCATCCAGATCGCCTATATGACCGACCGCCTTGTCAACACGGAGGATGGCTGGAAGGTCACCTTCCGCAAGTTCGACATCTGGTTCGAAGGCGGCACGCCGGCCACCAATCCGATCCTGGATGATAACTGA
- a CDS encoding NAD-dependent succinate-semialdehyde dehydrogenase → MHKTTPQTGFDLAAVPTGLFIGGTWRPGSTGQRIDVIDPSTGAAIAAVADASVEDAMVAVQAATDAGTGWAATAPRKRSEILRRCFELMVERKDMLAQLISLENGKALSDAQGEVAYAAEFFRWFAEEAVRLNGEISTAPSGANKIIVQHQPIGVAVLVTPWNFPAAMATRKIAPALAAGCTCVLKPATETPLTAYALAALFAEAGVPDGVVNVITTGRSGPVVSAMLHDPRVRKLSFTGSTEVGRRLLHEAADTVISCSMELGGNAPFIVFDDADLDAAIEGAMIAKMRNGGEACTAANRFYVQGGIAEAFSQRLAERMGAMQVGPGYEAATQCGPLINQGAVDRIAGLIDDASSRGAKVLTGGRPLDRQGFYFPPTVIAGVAGDATIMQEEIFGPVAAIATFASEDEVIAAANATEYGLIAYVYTRDLARGLRVSERLESGMVGLNRGIVSDPAAPFGGVKQSGLGREGAHHGILEFCETKYIAVSWG, encoded by the coding sequence ATGCACAAGACTACCCCGCAGACCGGCTTCGATCTGGCCGCCGTGCCGACCGGCCTGTTCATCGGTGGGACATGGCGGCCGGGCTCGACCGGCCAGCGGATCGACGTCATCGATCCCTCCACCGGCGCCGCCATCGCGGCGGTTGCCGATGCCAGCGTCGAGGACGCCATGGTGGCCGTGCAGGCGGCAACCGATGCCGGCACTGGCTGGGCCGCGACAGCACCGCGCAAGCGTTCGGAAATCCTGCGGCGCTGCTTCGAGCTGATGGTGGAGCGCAAGGACATGCTGGCCCAGCTCATCAGCCTGGAAAACGGCAAGGCCCTGAGCGATGCGCAGGGCGAAGTCGCCTATGCCGCCGAATTCTTCCGCTGGTTCGCCGAGGAAGCGGTGCGGCTCAATGGCGAAATCTCCACTGCGCCTTCGGGCGCCAACAAGATCATCGTCCAGCACCAGCCGATCGGCGTGGCCGTGCTGGTGACGCCGTGGAACTTCCCCGCCGCCATGGCGACACGCAAGATCGCGCCGGCACTGGCCGCCGGGTGTACCTGCGTGCTCAAGCCGGCGACCGAAACGCCGCTCACCGCCTATGCCCTGGCGGCATTGTTCGCCGAGGCGGGCGTGCCCGACGGCGTCGTCAACGTGATCACGACAGGCCGATCCGGCCCGGTGGTCAGCGCCATGCTGCACGATCCCCGCGTGCGCAAGCTGTCCTTCACCGGCTCGACGGAAGTGGGCCGGCGCTTGCTGCATGAAGCCGCCGACACGGTGATTTCATGCTCCATGGAACTCGGCGGCAATGCGCCGTTTATCGTCTTCGACGATGCCGACCTGGATGCCGCTATCGAAGGCGCCATGATCGCCAAGATGCGCAATGGCGGCGAGGCCTGCACGGCGGCCAACCGCTTCTATGTGCAGGGCGGCATTGCCGAGGCATTTTCGCAGCGTCTGGCCGAGCGCATGGGGGCGATGCAGGTCGGCCCCGGATATGAGGCGGCAACGCAATGCGGCCCGCTGATCAATCAGGGCGCGGTCGATCGCATTGCCGGCCTGATCGACGATGCGTCGAGCCGCGGCGCCAAAGTGCTTACCGGCGGCCGGCCGCTCGACCGGCAGGGCTTCTATTTCCCGCCCACAGTGATTGCCGGCGTTGCTGGCGATGCCACGATCATGCAGGAGGAGATTTTCGGGCCGGTCGCCGCAATCGCCACCTTCGCGAGCGAGGATGAGGTCATCGCTGCCGCCAACGCTACGGAATATGGCCTTATCGCCTATGTCTATACGCGCGACCTCGCCCGCGGGCTGCGCGTGTCCGAGCGGCTGGAAAGCGGCATGGTCGGCCTCAATCGCGGCATCGTCTCCGATCCGGCGGCGCCGTTTGGCGGCGTCAAGCAGAGTGGCCTCGGCCGCGAAGGAGCGCATCACGGCATTCTCGAATTCTGCGAGACCAAGTATATCGCCGTTTCCTGGGGCTGA
- a CDS encoding 3-keto-5-aminohexanoate cleavage protein, translated as MTKQRKIIITCAVTGAIHTPSMSPHLPVTPAEIIDAAIGAAEAGAAIIHLHARNPVTGQPDQSIEQFGALLPAIKQRTDCVLNITTGGSPTMSIDERLRPVAEFKPEVASLNMGSMNFGLYPMLSRYGNFKHEWERPYLEGSRDRVFRNTFADIEKILTTCAENGTRFEIECYDIGHLYTCAHFFERGLLKAPVFIQSVFGILGGIGTHNEDVMHMKRTADRLFGDDYRWSVLGAGRSQMAIAMQSMLMGGHLRVGLEDSLWAGPGRLAESNAEQVRLARQMVEALGFAVATPNEARDMLALKGGDRVNF; from the coding sequence ATGACCAAACAACGCAAGATCATCATAACCTGCGCCGTCACCGGCGCTATCCATACGCCATCGATGTCGCCGCACCTGCCCGTCACGCCCGCCGAGATCATCGATGCAGCCATAGGAGCCGCCGAGGCCGGAGCCGCCATCATTCACCTGCATGCGCGCAACCCGGTGACCGGGCAGCCCGATCAGTCGATCGAGCAGTTTGGCGCCCTTCTTCCGGCGATAAAGCAGCGCACCGATTGCGTGCTCAACATCACCACGGGCGGTTCCCCGACCATGAGCATCGACGAACGCCTGCGGCCGGTGGCGGAATTCAAGCCCGAAGTGGCCTCGCTCAACATGGGATCGATGAATTTCGGCCTCTATCCCATGCTGTCGCGCTACGGCAACTTCAAGCATGAATGGGAGCGTCCCTATCTCGAAGGCTCGCGCGATCGGGTGTTCCGCAACACCTTTGCCGATATCGAGAAAATCCTGACGACCTGCGCCGAGAACGGCACGCGGTTCGAGATCGAGTGCTACGATATCGGCCATCTCTATACCTGCGCCCATTTCTTCGAGCGCGGACTGCTCAAGGCGCCGGTCTTCATCCAGAGCGTCTTCGGCATTCTGGGCGGTATCGGCACGCATAATGAAGACGTGATGCATATGAAGCGCACGGCCGACCGGTTGTTCGGCGACGACTATCGCTGGTCGGTGCTGGGCGCCGGCCGCAGCCAGATGGCCATCGCCATGCAATCCATGCTTATGGGCGGCCATCTGCGAGTCGGGCTCGAGGACTCGCTATGGGCCGGGCCGGGCCGACTGGCGGAATCCAATGCCGAGCAGGTCCGGCTGGCGCGCCAGATGGTCGAGGCGCTCGGCTTTGCCGTAGCGACGCCCAACGAAGCCCGCGACATGCTGGCATTGAAGGGCGGCGATCGCGTGAATTTCTAG
- a CDS encoding tripartite tricarboxylate transporter permease, whose translation MTDLAHHLLLGFSVVLSVENLMLCLIGCLVGTLIGVLPGIGPLATIAILMPLTYNSEPAGAIIMLAGIYYGSQYGGSTTAILVNMPGESSSVVTALDGHAMARQGKAGKALGIAAIGSFIAGTFATLVLAGIAIPLSKLALSLTAGNYFALMVLGLTLAIVVGGGSLLKAFCALLIGVVMALVGADQITGEPRLTFGTQVLYDGFDIAVVAMGLFGIAEILRNLETPESRPFVGDVVGGLLPNKQDMKASAGAIARGSILGSLVGIVPGNGATLSSFASYALEKRVARHPEEFGKGAIQGVAGPESANNAAAQTTFVPLLTLGLPSTATMALIGGAMTLHGVVPGPQLIQMHPDLFWGVVTSMWLGNLMLVVINLPLIGIWVRLLKVPYHLLFPAIVLICCIGIYSVNSRPTDILMVAAFGAIGYLFYKLKFEPAPLLLGLVLGGMLEDSLHRGLILSRGNLWGFLADPMTLVLLLISVIVVVSALSPSISRRRHVLAEEG comes from the coding sequence GTGACTGATCTCGCCCACCACCTGCTGCTCGGCTTCTCCGTCGTCCTGTCGGTGGAAAACCTCATGCTCTGCCTCATCGGCTGCCTGGTCGGCACGCTGATCGGCGTCCTGCCCGGCATCGGGCCGCTGGCGACCATCGCCATCCTGATGCCTCTGACTTACAATTCCGAGCCGGCCGGGGCGATCATCATGCTCGCCGGCATCTATTACGGCTCCCAATATGGCGGCTCGACCACAGCCATCCTGGTGAACATGCCCGGAGAATCCTCGTCCGTGGTGACGGCGCTGGATGGCCATGCCATGGCCCGGCAGGGCAAAGCCGGCAAGGCACTCGGCATAGCCGCAATCGGCTCGTTCATCGCCGGCACCTTCGCCACGCTGGTGCTGGCGGGTATCGCCATTCCGCTGTCCAAGCTGGCCCTCAGCCTGACCGCCGGCAATTACTTTGCCCTGATGGTGCTTGGCCTGACCCTGGCCATTGTCGTTGGCGGCGGCTCGCTGCTCAAGGCATTCTGCGCGCTGCTCATCGGCGTCGTCATGGCGCTGGTCGGTGCCGACCAGATTACCGGGGAACCGCGGCTCACCTTCGGGACGCAGGTGCTCTATGACGGCTTCGACATTGCCGTGGTCGCGATGGGGCTGTTCGGCATTGCCGAAATCCTGCGAAACCTCGAAACACCGGAAAGCCGGCCATTCGTGGGCGATGTGGTCGGCGGATTGCTTCCCAACAAGCAGGACATGAAAGCCTCGGCCGGGGCCATTGCGCGCGGCTCGATCCTCGGCAGCCTTGTCGGCATCGTGCCCGGAAACGGGGCCACGCTCTCCTCCTTCGCTTCCTATGCGCTGGAAAAGCGGGTGGCGCGCCACCCCGAAGAATTCGGCAAGGGCGCCATCCAGGGCGTTGCCGGTCCGGAATCGGCCAACAATGCCGCGGCCCAGACGACATTCGTTCCGCTGCTCACGCTGGGCCTGCCCTCAACCGCCACCATGGCGCTGATCGGCGGGGCGATGACGCTGCATGGTGTCGTGCCGGGGCCGCAACTGATCCAGATGCATCCCGACCTGTTCTGGGGTGTCGTTACCTCGATGTGGCTGGGCAATCTGATGCTTGTCGTCATCAACCTGCCGCTGATCGGCATCTGGGTGCGGCTGCTGAAAGTGCCCTATCACCTGCTGTTCCCCGCCATCGTGCTGATCTGCTGCATCGGCATCTATTCGGTGAATTCCCGCCCCACCGATATTCTCATGGTCGCCGCCTTCGGGGCCATCGGCTACCTGTTCTACAAGCTGAAATTCGAGCCGGCGCCCCTGCTGCTCGGCCTCGTCCTGGGGGGAATGCTCGAGGATTCGCTGCATCGCGGCCTGATCCTGAGCCGGGGCAACCTCTGGGGCTTCCTGGCCGACCCGATGACCCTCGTGCTGCTGCTGATTTCGGTGATCGTCGTCGTCTCGGCGCTTTCGCCATCGATCAGCCGACGCCGGCATGTCCTGGCCGAGGAGGGGTAG
- a CDS encoding iron-containing alcohol dehydrogenase produces MSLFGSLRMPRNLIFGAGQRRSLAGYAAALGHRALIVTDERLGADRALAGLVDSLRQAGVDAHIFDGVIAELPTSCIARAVEMGKAAAVDLVIGIGGGSCLDAAKVTALLLTHGGKASDYYGEFKVPGPVLPLISIPTTSGTGSEVTPVAVVTDPDRELKVGIASPHLISHTAICDPELTYSCPPGLTAVSGADALTHAIEAFTTMRREATPTITHEHVFLGKNALTDHYALMAISHIASGLKRAYDDGADSEARARLMLGATAAGLAFGTAGTAAAHAVQYPVGAMTHTPHGAGVAVMMPYVMEFNRKWCEPELAEIGQAMGLELSGRPISEQAGATIDAVAQLFASIGIPRTIADLGVSGAQLPRVAEQAMGITRLIKNNPRPIDHSSMASLVDAAFSGDRARLRGANSEPKAS; encoded by the coding sequence TTGTCATTGTTCGGAAGCCTGCGCATGCCGCGCAACCTGATCTTCGGCGCCGGCCAGCGGCGCTCGCTTGCCGGCTACGCCGCCGCATTGGGCCATCGCGCCCTCATCGTCACCGACGAACGGCTCGGCGCCGATCGCGCGCTTGCCGGTCTGGTGGATAGTCTGCGCCAGGCCGGGGTTGACGCGCATATCTTCGATGGCGTGATTGCTGAGCTCCCGACCAGTTGCATCGCCAGGGCGGTGGAAATGGGCAAGGCCGCTGCTGTCGATCTCGTCATCGGCATTGGCGGCGGCAGTTGCCTCGACGCGGCAAAGGTCACCGCTTTGTTGCTGACCCATGGCGGCAAGGCTTCGGACTATTACGGGGAATTCAAGGTGCCGGGCCCCGTGCTCCCCCTGATCTCGATCCCTACCACTTCGGGTACCGGATCTGAGGTCACGCCGGTCGCGGTGGTGACCGATCCCGACCGGGAATTGAAGGTGGGTATAGCCAGCCCTCACCTGATCAGCCATACCGCGATCTGCGACCCCGAGCTGACCTATTCCTGCCCGCCAGGGCTGACCGCCGTCTCCGGCGCCGATGCCCTGACCCATGCGATCGAAGCCTTCACCACGATGCGGCGCGAGGCTACTCCGACGATCACACACGAACACGTGTTTCTTGGAAAGAATGCGCTCACCGATCATTATGCCCTGATGGCCATTTCGCACATCGCCTCGGGTCTCAAGCGCGCTTATGACGACGGTGCCGACAGCGAAGCCCGCGCCCGGCTGATGCTGGGTGCGACGGCGGCGGGGCTGGCTTTCGGCACGGCCGGCACCGCGGCCGCCCATGCCGTGCAATATCCGGTCGGCGCCATGACCCATACGCCACACGGGGCCGGCGTCGCGGTGATGATGCCCTATGTCATGGAATTCAACCGCAAGTGGTGCGAGCCCGAACTGGCCGAGATCGGCCAGGCAATGGGGCTCGAACTGTCCGGGCGGCCGATATCAGAACAGGCGGGCGCCACCATCGATGCCGTCGCGCAGCTTTTCGCATCGATCGGCATCCCCCGCACGATTGCCGATCTGGGCGTCAGCGGCGCACAATTGCCGCGTGTCGCCGAGCAGGCAATGGGGATCACCCGCCTCATCAAGAACAATCCGCGTCCCATAGACCATAGCTCCATGGCCAGTCTGGTCGATGCCGCCTTCAGCGGCGATCGGGCCCGGCTGCGTGGAGCCAATAGCGAACCAAAGGCCAGTTGA